cttcacaagttccaacacgaagcattcctctgatcagaagtcattggttaaaggcaaatgtctctatcaagaagtacaagagcagtgtactattctgaaaagcctacctaccaaggttcagccacagcaggttctggaagttccagaaatgccctccaacggtcatattctctcaacagaaatatcctttgcaccttggactataaaaggctgaagaaaagaagaaagcttaagtgagaaaaaccaagagctgcaatacaagaaaagattcaagcctctactttcttcatctgttcttatttagtttacactcagcttatttagaagcaaacctttgtaaacaccaacctcaaacagttgtttgattttccttaagggaccgggtaggtcagtatccttaagaagactaagagagtgaatcttagtggtgattcctttaggagatcaaggttgatcggatcctagagaagactaagagagtgaatcttagtgatagctaagtcagtgtattgttagtcacttgtaggtttcaagtgcagttgtaacaattatctgattagtggattgccttcattctaagaaggaagaaatcaccttaacgggtggactggattagcttgagggatttatcaagtgaaccaggataaaatacttgtgtgcttctctcttctctctatctttatccgctgcaccatctatcgtagagaaaccgaaaagatttactttaaatcttaaggggaaagtttttatattgaaaacgctattcaaccccccccccccttctagtcgtttttcacaccttcaacaCCAACTTTAGCTACATTTAAGAGTATAACAGTAAAATTAGATATATTTCAAACATAAATTGTTTAACGTGACAAGAAAAAACTAGAGTACTTAATAGAAGATATACCTATACAAAGTGATTGGTCACATGACCAACAACTACGACAAGATGTTCTAACGGTGGGGCACCTCCTCTCATCGGAAGGTAAGTGTAACTAGATTTTAACGAGATGGAGATGAAAACCACCCGAAACCGGTTAGTAAACTCAGCCAGGTACATATCTGCCTCCCCCCCAACAGCAAAGCGCAGGTCTCTGCCACATCCTCTCTCGAGGCCACTCCTGGAGTGTAGAATCTCCCACCGACCGGGATGTGAAGAAGAGCGGAGACATCGTCGAGGGTGACATTCATCTCCCCGaatggcatgtggaagctactagtctcctcatgccaccTCTCGACAAGAGCTGAGATAAGCCTTGGGTCCGTCTCTGCATAGCTGCACCTGGCCAGAGGATAGAGTCCGCTCCTCTCCACAATCAATCAGACCTCCCTGAAATCGTCGCCCTCGCACGAAAACTTCCCCAACTTCGTACCAGCAGTGGCAAGCCTCAAATAACCTCGGTCCTCATAACGATGGTCAGTGGTGCCTAGTAGGGCATGCCACGTCCACGACGCTATGTGATCCGGGTAATGTCGCATAAGTGACAACTCATCCGGCCCCCCAAGAAACGGTGGATCTCTCTGGAGCGGCGGCCTCCTCGGATCCTATACAACAGCCTCAGGCTCAGGCTCAGGCTCAGACTCCAACTCCAACTCCTCCTCGACTGCAGCACACTTAGGTCGAGAGGTGGAAGGCTCAGCAGTATCGTGGTCAGGAACCTCGGGGAGTGGCTGAGGAGATGGATCCTGAGTAGGCCGAGCACTAACCTTAGGAGTCGCCTGAGTAGGAACCTCAGGAATAGGCTGAGGAGTCGGTTGAGCAGGCTGTGTAGGAACCTCAGGACTCGCCACATCAGGAACCTCAGGAGTCACTTGAGCAGGCACGTCTGAAGTCGCCTGAGCAGGAACCTCAGGCGTCGCCTCAGCAGGAATCTCAGGCGTCGACTGAGCAGGAACCTCCGGAGTCAGCTGAGCAGGAACCTCCGGAGTCGGCTGAGCGGGAACCTCAGGGGTCACCTTCCGAGCTGCCTTCCGAGCACTCGACACATCCTTATCATGATCACCTCGCCTATGAGAAGCGTGGAGAAAGTCACGACGATCGGTCAGCTCTTGAGACGATACCCTCCCGTGCTTCTTTGTCCTCCCCATAATCTATCAAGAGAAATAAGGAAAATCAGTGATATGTAAGCCATTGTGTCAAATGAGCATGGTTTGGAAAACATAGTTGAAATAGAATAGTAAAAACTTGAAATAACAGATTAATAACATGTCATAACTATGCATGTCATAACTAACTAAGTAAAACTACTAACTAACTAAGCATACCAGATTAATAATCAAGAGCTCCTTATATAAAAATCCCGAAATCAGTTTGATAGAAGTAGAATTGAATACAGAAATGGAAGGTTGCTGCAGGGTATGTGAAAGGTCTGCAACAAACTGATGATTGAGACCCCAACAAGCTCAAGGTTGCTGCTTGTTGCAAACACTACACAACATGTTTGGATCCAAAATATACTAGTAATTCTTGCTCTACACTATTGGAGTCAAAATTTCTGTCTCTTCTAAATCAAAAAGACAGTTCCTCACCTAACACAAACCAGAGGATCCAAAATATACTCAAATTGGAATGTATTGAAAGTACTTTCAAGAAGAATACAGTTTGTACTTTCAAGAAGAATAATAATGTGAAAGAATCTGAACACTACACAACATAAGGTTCTCTTAGAAGATGGACAGTTTACAACTTCTCTTAAATAGTATTGCATAAGGTTCGGATGGGAGAATCTGAACACTATATGTAATGCTTTTAAGTATCTATGGAAGTAATATGAATGATTAGCTAAAACACTCTATGTAATGATTAGCTAACTATTTCAGATATCAGCTATGTTTTGCTTTCAGTATCTATGGGAGAATCTGGACACTATATGTAATGCTTTCAGTATCTATGAGAGAATCTGAACACTATATGTAATGATTAGCTAACTATTTCAGATATCAGCTATGTTTTGCTTTGGAAAACTGTGTTGTGATGACCCCTATATGCTTTCAAAGAGTTTTTCTAGGAGTTAACTATTTCAGATTTCAGACATTAGTGTTTTCCAAAGAAGATTATGATTTCAGATTATGATTCAGATTCACCCCACTACCAAAAGTCAATCTAAGAATCAAAGATTAAAAGAAAGCCACCCTTAAAAGTAGCAGATAGTTAAAAAGCAATCACAATTAGAATCAACACTACTAGCATGAGAATTACAGTTTCTAAGGAATGTCTTAAAAAGAAACACTCTTCTGTCCAGTTTTCCATTGGTCTCAGCTTTCTTTTTCCCTATGTTCCCACCTTCCATCATCACAGATCACCCCCAGGGGGTTGCAggcacaaattaaaaaaatataacatgaAAAGGCCATTTTAAACCCAATTTAAGGTAATCATCTTGGTTTCGGTTTTAAATAGTATTGCATAGGTTGCTGTAAACCTTCACTATTCCGAATCTTCAAGACCTGAACAATTCCAACTCTTCAAGATTCGGAGTACAAACATACCCCAAATTCGCACCTCAGaatccaaaaactccaaaacccCAAATTCCTCAAACTCATACCCTAATTCATGAAACATCAACTCATAATCATCAATTAAAcccaaaaattgaaaagatTTGGAAGGAACCCTAATCTACGAAAGGGAATTGAATTACCTCGATTGAACAACGATGCTTGACGATTGAACAACGATGCTTGACGATTCTTGGTCGCTTCCCTAATCGCGAGTGTTGAGAGCTCCGAGTGTTGAAGTTTTGTGGAATACCGAAAGTGAATGAATTGATCCCGTATTTTGTTCTAATACTAATACAATCCGAAAGTTGAACATGCGGATCAATCCGAAAGCTTATCTCCTGGAGTAATACACGAAGGGGCAATTTAGTATTTCCCCACTTTTTAGTGGGGTGACAATTCTAAAGGTTGGGGTTGGAAATCTAATTCCCGAAAAAAAGCCTtattaaaaccttacttgggTTTTCccaagtgaaggaaaaagagtgcaCATTTTCTAAAGCCAATGAAAGGGATCCCAAGAACAAAATGAGAAACCCGAATGACATAACCAAGGCTGGTCCAAAACCAATCCAGAGTTTCCCAGTGAAGACCAGAAAACCGAGAGCCACCAATTCTGATAGGGAATGAGATGCAACCATTGGGAGCCTTGCTACAAAGAGATTTCAGCACCCTGAGTCCCTGATATACACCCCAGCATAGATAACGACCCCAAAATCCCCTTCCCCACAATCTAatctaatataataatatatagttTGGGAGTCATTAAAAGCTTAGGTGTCAGCAATCTACAACTTCCACAATTATAGAGACATGTGGCAAGCTATTAAAATTCATGAAATATTATATAGTCAAGCTTCATAATATTCATCTAATAAACCTATactatttgaaatttgaaattcaaaatataaaagaaaagaaaaaacaaacgtAACAACCAGCTAACTTCTCTCgaataaaaaaaacaatcagCTAACATAAAAATCCGATACACCTGTTATTCTTATCTAATAATATATAGTTTGGGAGTCATTAAAAGCTTAGGTGTCAGCAATCTACAACTTCCACAATTATAGAGACATGTGGCAAGCTATTAAAATTCATGAAATATTATATAGTCAAGCTTCATAATATTCATCTAATAAACCTATactatttgaaatttgaaattcaaaatataaaagaaaagaaaaaacaaacgtAACAACCATCTAACTTCTCTCgaataaaaaaaacaaccagCTAACATAAAAATCCGATACACCTGTTATTCTTATTCAGATTTTTTTCAACATGTGTGGTCAAAAGTTTTGGGAAACAAAATTGCCAATGCATCTGGTCATTTATTCATCCATCTTCAACTCATAAAAAAGAggcaaattcaaaatttaaaatttaaaatatttataaaaaaaaacattcattaTAAAAAGACCAATATCACAGGCTTCATAATTCACGTTCTCCATCTCACAAATCCTCACACAACTTTCTCTACTTCACCCTTCTTATTCTCAACCATGATAAAACTTAAATCAGATATTTCTCTTTCAAAAGCAACATGTTGCAAGGATATTAGGTCTATGGACTCTACTTTCCTTTGACAATCCATCATATATGTGTAGTATTGACATGGTATTGATGGATCATCATGTATATTTACAAAATTCAACACGTCACTCATATCGTCTGAACTTTCAAGAAAAAACTACAGCTAATATGATTACAGAAACAAACATTCTCATGTTTAGATTCTCATTCGTTCCATATTCTGATTTGATCAACCTAGGCATTGATACATCTTTTCTAGTTGGTAAGTACATCTTTTTTTGTTCGTATTTCCTTCTGTTTCTattttatctttaaaaaaaccaactcctttttttaaaaatagacaGTAAAAAATAGACCTACgtgatttcatatttttttttcatttatataatcattttttcaatatttgaattcaaacaaataacaaactcttttttttaattaaacatATGGGAATCTCTTTTTTTcatctatataatttttttttaatttgaatttaaaaaaaactattttttaagACTAATAaacgaatttttttttaacatttactACTCCATCTTTTCCATCATCTACTGGCTTGATTTTTTCCAATAATGAAACAAATTGTTTCCCAATGTAATTAGATATTGTTATCTGGTAAACCTCGGCTCACTCATTATGGAAAGGGGAATAAGAAGATTCTCAATATAGATCTTTTGATTGATGGGTAAATATTTGGTTCACCAATCAATTATTTATATTCTTAAATTCATCAATTTGGTATGTGTAGataagattaatattaataataataatattttgttttaCATTAATAACTTCAACTTTAACCTTATTTCTTGTTTGTAGCACCATTGTGGAAAGGTTGTTGGATCACTATCAGGCATTGAAGCAACTCCTAATAACACTTTTGATCCGAACAATTCTTCAATGGTATTCTACATagattttcaaattaaattGTTATTATTTAGTGAAtggataatttattttaaatatgtatgtgaacaaaaaaaaattatttaaattaaaaagctTCTAATCAATCCTTTTTACCTTTTTCATAGGAATTTAAAGGTAAAGTCATTGGATCGCTTTCTCAAATTAATAGTTCTTCTAAGAATACTTCTATGTTGAATACCCCAAAGGTATTAAACAAAGTTTGTAATTTTATTCTTAACTATCTAGAAACTAAACTATGGTATACTAACAATCATTTGCATGTCAATTTTATCATTGCAGAACTTGCTCTCGGAGTTCACTGCTGCCAGTGATGACAACGATGTTATACAGACAGGTGATCAAGTTACCACATCTAAGAGGAAAGTTGAAAATGAAGCTAACCTTGTGGCGGAGGTAATTGTTTGAAGAAAGTTATCAAAGTGGAGAAGgactaattttgtttttcaattccaATTGAAATTATTATTCCATTTCATTTTGggagttctggaattctttAGATGctcattttaatttttccttttttatgttTCCTTGAATTTTTGTTAAtcaaaaaattgatattttgttgttatttcATATCTATGGTGATTATTAACGAATGCATTTGAAAATATTGATATCTTCCTTTTGCTgcgtaaaaactaaaaaccaaTGGTGAGAGAGTAAATATTTGATAGAAGGGGAGAGTAAATGAAACAAAAAGTAAGCTATGTAaggtatataaatttttttttacaaatgaaGTTATATAATTGATAGTGGAAGATTTGGAAATACTCCATACATTATGAAATAAAATAGAATTTTATAATCAACAATTcgtaaaccaaaaaaaaaagttaagataTGTCAATTCCATTTTGATACAGTTATAGAAATACCAAAATGGTAGTATAATTTAAACATTTTATATTGTTGTACACTGAATGTGGTCTATCTGGAGTGTGATAAGTTTCAAATGGTATGTTTTTTTAGTAGAACACTCACATCCCTCAAGGTTTCTTTGAATAGCACTTTAACCCATTCTCATCTAAAATCTACACATCACCCCACTCACCCTCCTATATAAACCTCATCTAAAAAAATTTCATACCAAAAAAATACTAACTAAATATTCCATTTaactaaaaattatttaattatattgttcaaaatataaaaacaatctAGAGCAACAAGATCAATATATCCAAAAGCATGTAGATTAAAAATAGAGCAAATTTCacctaaaaataaaatagggCAGGTTTTCTTTCTTCCAACGCGTGCACTGGTCACAAATGATGAATGTGACAATtgaaattttcaaaataaataaatttataattttgttatactttttactatatattttttttgaaatggttaTACTTTTTACTAGATTAGCTACCCACTTTTATCCCCataggataactcaagtggtaggagctggggggacatatgggttgggtaggggtaggtccagggatcgattcctggtgggtgcaatttatctttccgatgtatcaaaaaaaagatTAGCTACCCACTTTAGTTTGCCGCCCCATTAAGTTAAataacaattttcaatttttgtaaaGAAACTTTTTGAACGTGATTTTTTCTAGATAAACTTAAATTTCAAATGGTTAAAACTTAAATGTCACTATAAATTTAACCCACTATATGTGAGGATTATCATACTTCCAAAAGTATGTGAGGTTTATTAGTATTTCCTTCTCATTAGCAATCACAAAATTCATATCTGAATCCGATACAAAATGAAGATACAGAGTATGTGAATGCTATCAAAGAGGCTACCGAGATTAGCGCATCAGGAAATTAACTAAGAAGGCTATTTGCCTCAATATTGATGATAACTACTTTGATCAGACCAGACACTGTATGGGAAAGTACTTGGAAGTTGTTAGCTGAAGGCATTGAATACTCATTACTCGTATCCCTTGACATACCAAGTGTCTTGCtaaacatatataaaaaattcaTCCCAATGCACATTGTAATATGAATAatacttattattatttttttgacagCCTTATACTTATTTTTGCagatttgaaaattaaagaatCTGACTTCAGGAAATTATGTCTTATAAAAATTGACCACATTTTGAAGTCTAATCAGAAGTCTTTAGCAGATTTTACAAGCTTCTCGAATGTTGACTTATCTGGGGTTGTACACTATCAAGGAAGCCGACCTTGAATGAGGATGAAGAAGTGTAAAACGTGATGAAAGTCATTAATCTTGCGTGGTTGGTCACATTATAAAAGTCATTAATCTTTTGTGGTTGGTTACATTATAAAATTTGGTGGCGGGTATGAGTGTTGGATGTGAcaatttaaaattacttttctctatttattatgttttatttttaatatatacacATTTGAGAGAGTTTTTCTCATAACTCTAGATTAGAAGTGACAATTTAGCAGTAATTTTTACAATAAAAACCAATGAAATTTCCTTAAAAtctctatttttaatttcaCAAACTAACAACTATGCAATTAATTAGGAAAAGTCAAACGGTATCTCTTCATGATAAACAATATTTTGGCATTGGTCtgtaccaatttttttttggcatGGGTCACGATTTCCTTTCATTCcttctgtcaaaaaaaatttGGGCATGGGTCACGAAAAAAGATTAGACAAAAATATAACATGCTAAAAGATAACATGGAAAGTATATAATTCAAAAgaacattaaaaaatataacatgCTAAAAGATAACATGGAAAGTATTGGATATGGTACGGCTGTCAATTTGAGTCGTCGTGGTGTTGATATGGATTTGCTATGCCCAATGTGTGGGGAGGGGATGAGACAACGGCTCATGCGCTGCTCTTTTGTCCTGCGGTGGCCCCAATTTGGTTTATGTCTCCCTTGTCTTTTGCCTTCCATGGACCTCAACCTGCTAATTTTTCGATGGAGGCATGGCTTCGGACTTTGCTGGACCAGAAGGATGAGTGGGTGATCGATAAGGTATCCACGCTGCTGTACGCAATTTGGGCTAGACGAAACCTCTGGGTTTTTTATCAACGTTGGCTGACTTTGGAGCAGACGTTGAAGCGTGCAGCTGCAATGGAGGTGGTGAAGCTGGATGATTTTCAGGGGTTGGGTAGTGCTGGTTTGAACACACCTCAGGTGGATAGACAAGACGTGTGGCGACCACCACCGAGAGGTTCTGTGAAGGTCAATGTTGATGCCTCTTTCAAGCATGGTGAGGTGGTGGGTATGGGCATGGTGGTGCGAGAAGCAGATGGTGGTTTGCTCCTGTGTGCGTCGGGGAAGATGGCTGGAGCTCTATCGGCGGCTATGGCGGAAGCAATGGCCTTGCGGTGGGCGCTGGGCTTGGTTTTGGAGATGGGTTACCAGCGGATCGTTGTTGAAACTGATTGTGCGGTTCTTCACAGTACTTGGAGGAGTGCTCATCATGATTGCTCTTACCTTGCAGCTGTGGTCCAAGATTGCGTGGCTCTTTCTACTGGTtttagttctttttcttttgttttggttCGTAGAAATGCAAATCGAGCAGCGGACTACATGGCAAAATTTGCATTATCTAatctttgttttgtttggttTGGGAATTTCCCTATGGTTTGGAGCATCTTATTGCTTCTGATGTAAGCTCTTTTGCTAATCAATAAAATTGAGCTCTTTTaccctcaaaaaaaaaaagataacatATTTTTTGACAGAATTACAAAGATAACATGATAAATAGATAACATGAAAAGTGTAAAATTCAaaagaaatttcaaattaaagtAAAAGATAACATAGAGATTATGGCTTGGCTCACGGATGCAATTTTTAATTGTTATGGTGTCTCATTCTTTGCAGGTAGaaacttatgaaaaagaaaaggaaaaagtgtCACTTCATCAAATGTATTTTTACATtgctattatttattttgtaataaatTTCCCAGTTTAAGttattttcacatttttaaGGATCTTTCTGAATTTATTTGTTATGTAATTTGGTTCTTTGTACCTCTAATTAAAACATTATTTCAGATGTGGGTCATTTTAGTATTCTAAGTTATGTCAATTTGGATGAAAtttatcttatattttattaatttgtcTTTAACTCATGGGGATCAACGAATGGAAGATTATACCTATGAATATAATCCGTACATGATTCTGCGTATGATAGTGTTCTctctaaaatcaaaattaaatatcaAACATAACCAAATCATACCTGAATATAACTCAATTCAGTTAAAAAAATGACcatataaaaatcattattCATTACTCttagctttattttttttttcttttttttatattattggGTTCATTTAGTGTACACAAGAAAATTTTTGTGTAAAGTTGCACCACCCTAGATTTACATGTTATAGTAGGTTACTTTTtaggtaaatatttttttaatttttttaactaattatcTAACCCTGGTTTAACCCATCACCACtgttcaccaaaaaaaaaaaaaccaccaccaccacctcaacCTCAACGCCATCTGCCACCACCTGAATTTCTCATCCTTCCTCAACAATCACCACCACCTTCCACCGAAGCCCCACCCAACAGCACCACCATAAccacttcttcctcttcctttcccCCAATTTTTGTGCTAACATACAGAGAGGGAAACAACAAAATTGCAGATCTACGTTGCACTTCTCCCTCCCTCCTCGTTCAATCAGAGCAATTTCAACACACACTTTTCCATTCGAAGAGAGCCTCACGATCCCTGGACATTTCTGCAACATGGACGTGACGTACCCAACCTGAACGCTCGCTGGAACCCTAAGCTTCAGCTTCTCCGCCGCTCTCCAAAGTCTCTTCGCCGTCTCCCTCCACCCTCTGCACACCCTCGCCAATGCCAACAACCCGACCGGCGGAAACCTCCTCATGACCTCCCACATGAGGCTCACCGGCAATCCGCACGGGTCAATATCCAGATCCATGTCCAGACCCGGATCCTCCTCGTGAAACGAATCCCCGTCCTCCTTCTCATCTAGCTCCGACAAATTGACCCCGCCGGCAGCGCGATCGACAAGATCGTCAAACGAGAGAGCCCGACATAGGCGCGACGGCGGCGACTGACGGAGCGCTGAAGCAGAAAGAGATGAGTGGCGGCGATGTCGGAGACGGAGACATGGGTCTTGGTGTTGCAGACATGGCCCTTCTTTGGTTGATCATTGCGTTCCATCTTGTGTGGTTTAGGGAAATGGAGGAAAGTGTGATGACTGCATGTTGATTGTCGCCGCCTCTAGCGGTGGTTTGTGGTGGCGCTACGACAGCTATGTGATTGCGTTCCATTTTGCGTTCTAGCCACCACCGCAACCTCTCCCCCCACCGCCGGCGCCACCCGTTTCTTCTCTTCACCTCTTTCCTCTTCAGCCATGGCAAAAAGGTGGTCGTGGGTTAAACAAGGGTTAACCATAatttagtaaaataaaaaaaatcaaaatgaataACAAAAAAGCAATCTGCTATAGCAGGTAAAATTAGGgttgtgcaaccttacacaagaAAAAAGTTATGCACACTAAATGAACCCTATATTATTCTCTGTGCGACACACGGGTTCAAATACTAGTACTACAGAGTTTGCAAACATAAAATTGGATTGAAAACCATGAACTTTAGCTGTGAGCCAACTCCACGTTTTGACTTGAACCAACTCAAATATTTTATCCACACCCCACTCACACTCCTTGAAGATTAAATTATTCCAAATTGCTACATAGGAAATGGGTGTGAAATAGAGAGATCCATCATCTTCTAAAACACTCTACTCTCACTCATCTTGGTTCAGTTCAATATAGAGACCCATAACAGAAATTCACTGCACACTCTAAAAATGGGTAGCAGGTCATGGTTGAGCCTCACCGCGTGGCGCAACTGGAGTTTCCGCCACTCCTTCTCCTCCACCGGCCTCAAATCCACAACCACCGATCTCGGCGGCGGCACCGTCATGCACTGCTGGGTTCCAAAATCGCACAACCCTTCCAAGCCATCCCTTCTCCTCATCCACGGCATCGGAGCCAACGCAATGTGGCAGTGGGGCCCATTCATCTCCCCCCTCGCGCGCCACTTCAATCTCTTCATCCCCGACCTGCTCTTCTTCGGCGACTCCCACTCGACCCGACCCGACAGGTCCGAGCGGTTTCAGGCCGAGTGCGTCATGGCCGTCCTGGAGGCTCACGGCGTCCGGAAGGTCAGTGTGGTTGGGCTCAGCTACGGCGGCTTCGTGGCGTACAGCATGGCGGCGGTGTTCCCGGAGAGCGTGGAGAAGGTGGTGCTCATCTGTGCCGGAGTGTCGTTGGAGGATAGAGACATGGAGGAAGGGATGTTTCAGGTGAAATCTGTTGACGAGGCGGTTGAGGTCTTGCTGCCGCGGACGCCGGAGATGGTTAAGCAGCTGGTGCAGCTCACGTTTGTCAAGCCTATCAAAGTCTTACCCAATTGTTTTCTCAA
This is a stretch of genomic DNA from Lotus japonicus ecotype B-129 chromosome 1, LjGifu_v1.2. It encodes these proteins:
- the LOC130738580 gene encoding vegetative cell wall protein gp1-like, which produces MGRTKKHGRVSSQELTDRRDFLHASHRRGDHDKDVSSARKAARKVTPEVPAQPTPEVPAQLTPEVPAQSTPEIPAEATPEVPAQATSDVPAQVTPEVPDVASPEVPTQPAQPTPQPIPEVPTQATPKVSARPTQDPSPQPLPEVPDHDTAEPSTSRPKCAAVEEELELESEPEPEPEAVV
- the LOC130728719 gene encoding uncharacterized protein LOC130728719; this encodes MGSRSWLSLTAWRNWSFRHSFSSTGLKSTTTDLGGGTVMHCWVPKSHNPSKPSLLLIHGIGANAMWQWGPFISPLARHFNLFIPDLLFFGDSHSTRPDRSERFQAECVMAVLEAHGVRKVSVVGLSYGGFVAYSMAAVFPESVEKVVLICAGVSLEDRDMEEGMFQVKSVDEAVEVLLPRTPEMVKQLVQLTFVKPIKVLPNCFLNDFIEVMCTEYRQEKKELIQALHKDRKLSNLPKITQPMQIIWGEQDLVFPLELAHRLKRHVGEKAELVIIKNAGHALNVEKPKELYKNIKSFLIDPLISSKQENHSNGHMVDQEA